From the Candidozyma auris chromosome 2, complete sequence genome, the window AGTAACTTTTTTCCAGGTCGCTTCGCACTAGGTTGCATGAGTAGAGGGAGAAGTAGGTGTTCAAGATATTATACCTTTTAATCTTGGAAAGGGTATTTTATATAATCAGAGCCATTTCACTACTCTAGTTGGAAGCTGCcttgaagctcttgctttaactttttttttgtttaGAAGCTCACTTTCCACTGTGCACCTTAATGGGCCTCATCAGTGTTGCAACCATTGAATTCAAAACACAGGAATAGTGTTCCCGTCACTGTTAACCATGGCTTCATATCTCCACGAATCCCTGAAACTTCTATATGAATACCTGGAGAATTTCAATATCTCACTTGATCTAATACAAAGGcttgctcaatttcttAAGTTAGACACGTTCATCGACTCGGAAGTGCAAGATCCCCAGACCAAACAGTCAGTCAAGAGACTATCGATTGCCGGGTCCTTGCTCTTGGTCGATATAGATTTCATTGACTCTCACACGGTGACGAAAGTGGCATTGGCTCTGGGGAACCATTCAACCAGTGCTGTGAGCTCTGCCCACTCAGAAGAAAATGCCGTAATCTCCACTACTAAGGTGGACGACACCACTGTTGTCAGAGTCAATTTTCTCGAGGCGAACttcgtttcttttttgaatatAAGAAACGACAATGATGCGTCTGTTGCTGAAAACATATTAAAAGAGAATCTTCGTGGTCCCAAGCTTGGGAAGTTTCCACTGAACCTCAAATACTTGGCGAATCTCGACCGATTGTCGCCTCCCGAAGGCGACTTAGTCTTATACTTAGACAATATTGCTAAGTACTTGGAAGTCGTTCACATGCAAGAATGTAAGTTGAGGCCAGAAGACGAAGATATTAGATCAGGCCAGTCTAGCATCATTGGCAAGTTGATGTATAACGACACCCAGTCCCTTGAGCTCGGGGTGTTCCTCCAGTTTTGGAAGACAAAAAATAGGACAAAAAGTTCTCAGTATAACGAAGTTATTGAACACCAGACCTACGTTGGCCGCCTTTCAGTTATCGAATCAGAGGGCCCTAATAGAGATTACCTCAAAGAGGCAACGAAATCTCTCTGGGAACCGCGGGATCAAGAAAACGCAAGTCTTGAGTACAAGATTAcatttgatgatgaaaagcaTTTGCCAAAGGGTGTGAGCGTTTGCGGCCCGAATAACAAACAGTGGGAACTACAATTCAATCTCAATCACCCGGTCTACCTACCGAGAGAAATCATCGATTATCTCGGATTCGACAAATAtgaggttgcaaatgacacTGATCTCAAAGAGGTGTTTGACAAAATTATTGAATTTGGGTCGGTAGATTTGATGTCAGAACTGAAAAATCTTAGAGTTCAGCTTGATCTTAAAGGGTTTTCAGACTATATTCCTCTTACATCAGTGTCATTACCCAGCTTGAACAGCATTGCAAAACTCTTGCCATCGTTAAGAAATCACATCCTACTCTCCACTTGGATCACAGAAATCGCAGAGCTACCAGACTGCTGTATAACTGATGCTACGGAGACAGAGGCGAAAAAGCAGAAAGATGTGCACCCGGAGCTAGCAGAGGAGGAGGTTCTCAGGCTCAATGCCATGACTGAGAGCAACGCATACGTTGGAGTCCAAGTCCTCGACTCTAATGCTAATACTGATGTAGaggacttcttcaagcaggaagacgaggacgagAACATGGATAAGGATAACATTGAAAGTGAGGCGGCGACACCACAACCACAAGCACCTTTCGTAAAACTCCAGCTCAACGATATTGACTTTTCCAGCAGGTTACTCGATTTACAGTTTTCCATCTCGGGTCGAATGGAATCGGGTTCACCGATAGAAGGCTCCTTCAAGTTACAGAATGGTGCATTTATCAAGGCAGAGGACGATAAGATGGAAGTgtcaaaaacaaagagcTTTATTGACGCTCTTGAACTAAGCGAAGATCTTTTGCAAGTCTTAGAGAATGCTAATTAGCGAAACGTATATATTATATAAGTGGAGCTGACATCTCGGTTTAAAGCTTGACACCAACATGAATACTAGCTACGCCGAACGTCAAATTTTCATAACCCTTGTCTGGAACGTAGAAACCAGCCTTCTCGATCATACTGCTGAACTCCTCCTGTTTTGGAAAGCGGCGTATACTTTCAACCAAGTACTGATACGAGTCCCTGTCATCAGCAATCAACTGGCCCATCAATGGCAACATGCTGAACGAGTAGGCTTGGTATGCATAGTCAATGATAGGGTTCTCAACGTGAGAGAATTCAAGACAAGCGAAGATTCCACCTGGTCTCAAAACACGGTAGGCAGTGTTCAAGCCAGCCTGGATATCGGTGAAGTTTCTGATACCAAATGCAATAGTATACACGTCCTTAGAGTTGTCTGGGATGGCATCCATGATTTCACCATTCTGCTCGATGAACTGGACTCTGCCGCTGCCATCGTTCCACTTGGTTTTTTGGAAACGTCTCTCACCTTCGGCCAACATCTCTGGGTTGATGTCAGCCACCGTCATGGTAGATTGAACATCGTTAAAATTCTTCTCAGCGTGCTCCAATAACCCAAATGCAATGTCTCCAGTGCCGCCAGCCACGTCCAAGAAATCTAATGGACGAGTAGCTCCTGGTCTCATACCAGCATCCAATCTGTTAATGAAGTGGTGCTTCCACAATCTGTGAACGCCAAACGACATGGCGTCGTTCATCACATCGTACTTTGACGCCACAGAGGAAAAAACGTTTCTCACCATCAGTTCCTTCTCATCCTTGTTCACAGTTTTGAACCCAAAATGGGTGGTATTGTCTTGCTCATTTTTCAGCGAGCTTGTGTAGTTTCTGAGCACTCTTATTGGGAGTGTCGaggaagatttgaaaaagctgcTTTCAAAGGGCCTCAAGAGAGAGCGGGAAAGCATCACTTAGTTTTTTCGAAGAAGCTCGTTGATCGAAGACTCAAGCAGGTGCAAATTATCAACGTCGTGAACTAAGCGAGCACCTGCAGCCAACAGAAATCACCCAGAGAACCCTGAAGGTGATAAATAGAGAGAACTGAATTTTAATAGTATAATAGTATTTTATACTGGGAATCGAAAAGGAACAATATGAACTACATTTAAAATCTATGCACCTTCAGAGATGTTTTTGGTTGAAAACTTAGTGCACCCGGATATAAGACACAGTTTCTAAACTCCCCTGATTTCGCAACCGCTCCTAAGTTTCGTGTATTAGATGAAATGTTTGAATTGAAAAGTGGTGTAATATCTTTCGGCATAAGCCACTAGTATGTCTGTTTAGGCCTGAACAATTCTCACGGTATTGGAGTGGCCAGAGCCTCTGGTCCAACCCTGGACAGTGACAATGGCGTCacccttcttgatgataCCCAAGTCGACAGCCTCGGCAACGGCCCATCTCAATCTATTCTCGACATCCTCTTGCCAGTTCTCGACCTTAGGCTTCTCGTAAACAAAGGGGTAGACACCTCTATACAAGTGGGAGTATCTAGCAGATCTTGGGTTTCTGGTGACCATCATGATTGGCACGTTTGGCTTGTACTTAGACACCAATCTACAGGTGGTACCACTGGTAGACAAGACGACAATGGCCTTGGCGTCTTGCTCGTAGGCGGCAGAGACAGCGGCAATGGCACAGGTCTCGGTGGTCTCAGTTGgcttcttggccaaggccCTGAGATCGTTGAACAAAGGCAAATACGAGATGGCCTTTTCAGCAATGATGGCAGTATTGTGCATCATTGAGACGGCCTCGAATGGATAGTTACCCTTGGCGGTTTCACCGGACAACATGACACAGTCGGCACCATCTAAGATGGCGTTACCCACATCGGAAACCTCTGCTCTGGTTGGTCTAGGATTATACGTCATAGACTCCAACATCTGGGTGGCACAAATGACAGGCTTGGCGGCCAAGTTACACTTGGCAATCAACTGCTTCTGCACAACAAACACCTGAGGAGCAGGGATCTCGATACCCAAGTCGCCTCTGGCGACCATGACACCATCggtctccttcaagatgtcgTCGAAGTTGTTGACACCTTGCTGGTTCTCAATTTTGGAAATGATCTGGATGTCCTTGCCTTCCTCGCCCAAGACCTTtctgatctccttgatgtcgtCACCGGATCTGAtgaaggaagcaaagatCATGTGGACACCGTTCTTGACACCGAATTGGATGTCGGCCTTGTCCTTCTCGGACAAAGCAGGCAAGTCGACGTCAGTGCCGGGCAAGTTGACACCCTTGTGAGAGCAGATCTTACCAGCGTTGACAGACTTGACTTTCAAGGTCTTGTCATCAACAACGTCAAGCACCTCAAACGACAAGACACCGTCATCAACGAAAATGATCTTACCCTTGGAGATAAccttggtgatgttctTGTAATCAATGTACATGACCTTGTCGTCACACCTCTTGAGGTAAGCCTCGTCAGTGGTGAAGGTCATCTCGTGGTTTGGAGGAATTGGGAATTCCTTGTCGTCAACAGTGGTACCGGTTCTGATCTCAGGGCCCTTGGTGTCCAAGGCAATGGCCAAAGGACGTCCCTTGTACAATTCCTCGGACTTTCTGGCGTTGTCAATCACGCTCTGGTGGTACTCATACGAGCCGTGGGAGAAGTTCATACGCACAATGTTCAAGCCGGCTtttctcaacttcaccatcaCTTCGGCGCTGTTCGTCTTGGGGCCAATGGTACCAACGATGGACGAACGGCGCAACACCTTGTCGGGCGTTTCCGCTGTGTTCAACTGAGTCAACCAATGCAAAGAGGCGTGGGACATGCTAGAGTGTAAGATGGGCAATGGGggaaagaaacaaaaaaaaaaggagaagtGAGGAAGGGAAGTGAGAAATTCAATGTATATATAGGCGCATGGGTGTGAGAAGGCCGGTTGACAATCGGCCGGTCGCGCCTGCATCGAGCACCACGGAGTCCACTCCGAGACCCCGGTAAGTTGAGACTTTGAGTGGCATTTCGGGAAATTTGAATACATCATCATGTTCTAAGAAGCCGACTCTGTACACATCCCAACTTTCAGAAAATTCCCATCAAGGTTTTGTCATAATCCAGTGCACTCTTTTTAGGGCCACCCTCGGAATGCGCTTAGCAAGGCTCACCTCATCCCTATTAACCGGcgctttttttctctctcagTTGAGCACCTCATCTGATGCCACTAGTCAGATGACGACACCGAAATTGACACATGAGTAAAGCCGTTGAGTTGGGTGATGTAGGCATAAACATGCGGGCAACCGAGTGGGGTGGTTTCGTTTTTGCACGAGCAATTTGAGAGATACTGAGGGAAATTAAGGTAGAGGGTTGATGAAGATAGGTGGTAGGAAGAatattggctgcaaacggTTCATGTATGTGGAGTGTACTCCAGAGCGATGAATAACGGCAAGGCTTGTAGATTTGGGCAAAAAAGGTGCTCGTTATGTGTCAATTGAGGCTTAAAGTTGTGAATATTTCTACTTTACTCTAAGACACTCAATGTTACTGTTGGCGATTAGGTTACTGGTGTTTTTGTGCCATGGTTAGGTTACTGAGGTTGTCTGTGGATGACTGCAGAACATTCCAATAGCAAAAGGCGTTTGGATTCGAACTTGATAGAGGGATTGCTTGtatctttgaagagattggaTTTATCATGCTGGCATGATATGAAATCTTCAAGCTGCTTCGTTTGTATTAGCAACACCTCACTCGATTGAAtacttcaatttgttgattATTACAACAGCAAATTCGAAGACACAGATTTGACGAGCAGTTATGAAATCGTTGTCTATTTTGTTCCTCTCCTTTATTTCTTTACATAAGATTGGTTGGTTCCTTCGTTCTTCGAGGTTTTTGCCTTCAGTAATCTATCAAGGAGTTTGCTCAGAGATGCGCGAGACTCGACTACATCGAGCAAgtgtttttcgcagcctaATCCTACGGTATACCAGCCAGTCTTCAATATCCACAACTTTAAACTGAATTCAGGTTATTATACCAAAGTTGCCTCTTAAATCTAAGTTCTTAATAAGGTAATGAcatcattttgaaaaatagatatatgtatatatatatatatatatatatatacaGCATCAGCCTGGCTTTGCTCTGAGGGTCCCTACACCTGTGCTTCATTATTGCTCCTCTCTCTACGATGTTGGTGTACATCCAATCATTACAAATACCCGTCCCCAGAAAGATCACACAATAATCACCATGCATCATTTTGAGCTAAGTACTACaatttttcaccttctttttttcctccttgcAATCAACTCTTCCCTAAGGGCTACTACACCCATGTGCACACCGCTATCAACCTCGCTTCTATTGccaccatcttcttcccaTGGTAGTTCCTATTGTCGTGGGTTTGGGCGTTACGGTGGCTGCCCTCACAGCTAGAGCGGCCATAGCCACGGCCCAGCGGTACCAGCGTCTTTCGCCCCAGATGATTGCCACTTTAAACAACATAAGACTAGAGCGCACAAGCAATACATCCTTGAAGGATTCTGGCGCCAAGGCTGAACACATTCGATATCTCATGGGCCGCTTCAACAATACGGGTTTTAGGGATCCAATGACAGAGAATGAAGCACTTCAGGTATTGGGTATCGAGGCGAGCGAGATTTCGAGGCTAGACAAGAACCTACTTCGTCTGCGGTATAGAAagttgatggtgatgaaCCATCCTGACAAGAATGGGTCCCAGTATTTGTCACAGAAGATCAACGAGGCCAAAGATGTGCTTGAGAAAAGCTATCTATTAAAGAAGTGATCACTATCTATTCATTGATGACCGTTGCCATTCATCATGACATGAGTTCCGTTCTCTGCGACGAAGCCATCAATGTCTTGTCCATTGGCACGCAAttcctcaagaagctgttgaGGGAAATCTTCCGGTTTACGCTGAGCCTCATTCAACTCTTGGCTTTCTTgcgctttctttttgcctcCCTCGAAGTTTTCCTTCACTCTTAAGTAGTGGTTGAGCTCATCAGCGCTAACTGAGGGTACCAACTCACTGAGAGATTTCTCAAAGTCTTGCATTGTCACTAGCACGTTGATATCTGCTGGAGTGGCGGCGTTGTCAAACCACCACCTGCTCGAAACCTCCTCTTTACCTTCGCTAGTGCGTTGTTCGTTAAActttttgagctttgcATCCACTTCATTGGCTGTTCTCGTCATTGCATTCAACATAGAATCACTGCATAAAGCATAGAAATCGGCACCTGTAAGGTTGAATGAACAGTTTTCGGCgattttggccaagtcaACCTCGTCACTAAGCTTGAACTTTCTCGtcaaagcttcaagaatcTTTGTTTGCTTGTCATTGGTGTCGGAAATACCCAAGTACAACATTTTGTCGAATCTGCCGGGTCTTAATAGAGCCTCGTCCAATAAATCGGGTCTGTTGGTTGCACCTACAACAAAAACACCGTCTCCATTACTTTCACCGCCGCTCATTCCATCAAGCTCAGCCAAGAGCTGCGAAACAATCCTATCCATGACACCACCAGAGTCACCTTGGTTACCTCTCTTTGGAGCGACGGAATCTaactcatcaaagaaaatcacaCAAGGCTTAGCATCTCTAGCTTTCTGGAAAACACGACGGACATTAGCTTCGGACTCACCAATGTACATATTCAACAATTCAGGACCTTTAAcactgaagaagttcaacgAAAAATTCGTAGCAATGGCCTTAGCCAACAAAGTTTTACCTGTTCCAGGTGGGCCGTAGAATAGAATACCACTTCTCTTTTTAAGACCATTGCTAAAAAGCTCAGGATGCTTTAATGGCATGTCGATTGTATCCAAGATCTCTCCTTTCACTGTATCCATACCACCAATATCTTCCCATTTGACATTAGGAATACGTGGCGCACCAATGGAGTCACTGAATTGGTTTCTTGCGTCATTGATAGCTTTGTCAAAATCATTTGGTGTCAA encodes:
- the CDC19 gene encoding pyruvate kinase; this encodes MSHASLHWLTQLNTAETPDKVLRRSSIVGTIGPKTNSAEVMVKLRKAGLNIVRMNFSHGSYEYHQSVIDNARKSEELYKGRPLAIALDTKGPEIRTGTTVDDKEFPIPPNHEMTFTTDEAYLKRCDDKVMYIDYKNITKVISKGKIIFVDDGVLSFEVLDVVDDKTLKVKSVNAGKICSHKGVNLPGTDVDLPALSEKDKADIQFGVKNGVHMIFASFIRSGDDIKEIRKVLGEEGKDIQIISKIENQQGVNNFDDILKETDGVMVARGDLGIEIPAPQVFVVQKQLIAKCNLAAKPVICATQMLESMTYNPRPTRAEVSDVGNAILDGADCVMLSGETAKGNYPFEAVSMMHNTAIIAEKAISYLPLFNDLRALAKKPTETTETCAIAAVSAAYEQDAKAIVVLSTSGTTCRLVSKYKPNVPIMMVTRNPRSARYSHLYRGVYPFVYEKPKVENWQEDVENRLRWAVAEAVDLGIIKKGDAIVTVQGWTRGSGHSNTVRIVQA
- the MED1 gene encoding Med1p, whose translation is MASYLHESSKLLYEYSENFNISLDLIQRLAQFLKLDTFIDSEVQDPQTKQSVKRLSIAGSLLLVDIDFIDSHTVTKVALASGNHSTSAVSSAHSEENAVISTTKVDDTTVVRVNFLEANFVSFLNIRNDNDASVAENILKENLRGPKLGKFPSNLKYLANLDRLSPPEGDLVLYLDNIAKYLEVVHMQECKLRPEDEDIRSGQSSIIGKLMYNDTQSLELGVFLQFWKTKNRTKSSQYNEVIEHQTYVGRLSVIESEGPNRDYLKEATKSLWEPRDQENASLEYKITFDDEKHLPKGVSVCGPNNKQWELQFNLNHPVYLPREIIDYLGFDKYEVANDTDLKEVFDKIIEFGSVDLMSESKNLRVQLDLKGFSDYIPLTSVSLPSLNSIAKLLPSLRNHILLSTWITEIAELPDCCITDATETEAKKQKDVHPELAEEEVLRLNAMTESNAYVGVQVLDSNANTDVEDFFKQEDEDENMDKDNIESEAATPQPQAPFVKLQLNDIDFSSRLLDLQFSISGRMESGSPIEGSFKLQNGAFIKAEDDKMEVSKTKSFIDALELSEDLLQVLENAN
- the MDJ2 gene encoding Mdj2p translates to MVVPIVVGLGVTVAALTARAAIATAQRYQRLSPQMIATLNNIRLERTSNTSLKDSGAKAEHIRYLMGRFNNTGFRDPMTENEALQVLGIEASEISRLDKNLLRSRYRKLMVMNHPDKNGSQYLSQKINEAKDVLEKSYLLKK
- the COQ5 gene encoding 2-hexaprenyl-6-methoxy-1,4-benzoquinone methyltransferase, which produces MLSRSLLRPFESSFFKSSSTLPIRVLRNYTSSSKNEQDNTTHFGFKTVNKDEKESMVRNVFSSVASKYDVMNDAMSFGVHRLWKHHFINRLDAGMRPGATRPLDFLDVAGGTGDIAFGLLEHAEKNFNDVQSTMTVADINPEMLAEGERRFQKTKWNDGSGRVQFIEQNGEIMDAIPDNSKDVYTIAFGIRNFTDIQAGLNTAYRVLRPGGIFACLEFSHVENPIIDYAYQAYSFSMLPLMGQLIADDRDSYQYLVESIRRFPKQEEFSSMIEKAGFYVPDKGYENLTFGVASIHVGVKL